A stretch of DNA from Sulfolobales archaeon:
CGGTGCCTCTGTAGGTGCGAGGGTATGGGTGAGGTTCAATCTCGAAAAGATCCACCTGTATAGCAGGGGAGGAGAAATACTGATATGAAAGATCATCTTAGGGGGGATATGGGAAGTGGGGGCGAACCATGGGGAGCTTGAGGCCAGGATAAGGAGGATCTTCCGGAGAAGGCCCCTGATCATAGCCCACAGAGGATATCCAGCTAAATATAGAGAGAACACTATCGCGTCTTTCTTAGCAGCGAAGGAATTGGGAGCCGATATGATGGAGATAGATGTTAGGGTATCTGCTGATGGTAGCTTGGTCGCTATCCATGATCCAGATATACATGGTAGGCCTGTTAGAAGTGTTAGAGATAGAGAGATAAGGATCCTGGGGATAGATTTTGTGGAAGAGATAGTTGAAGCCCTGCCAGGAGATACACTGTTTATGTTGGATATAAAGGACGAAGGCTCTATATACGCTCTTGAGAGGCTGATTAGTGAGAAATCCATTGATGATCGGGTAGTCCTAGCTGGAGTTCCGAGAGCGGTTGAGATACTTGGAAAGAAACTCGCGTTGGTTATGGCGCCTTCTTTCGAGCTGTGCGACTGGCACGAGACATTGAGGAGGGCTATATCTATGGGGGCCCATGTACTTAATGATCACTATAGCTGCTACGATCCACAGGCACATAGAGAAGCCGTTAAAAGGGGGATTAGAATCTCCACCTGGACTGTAAACGATCCCAGCGATATAGAGCGTATGGCAGCCCTAGGGGTGGATGCAATAGTTACAGATAACCTAGTGGATGCCCTAAAAATAGCTAGGAAGTTCAGAAGGAGTGTTTGAGGGTGTGAGATGGCTAAACATGTTGCGGCACATGCCGATCCTAAGATGGGATGGAGGCCTTGCCATGGGGAGTAAAAACCCTTCAGTCAGATTG
This window harbors:
- a CDS encoding glycerophosphodiester phosphodiesterase, which encodes MGANHGELEARIRRIFRRRPLIIAHRGYPAKYRENTIASFLAAKELGADMMEIDVRVSADGSLVAIHDPDIHGRPVRSVRDREIRILGIDFVEEIVEALPGDTLFMLDIKDEGSIYALERLISEKSIDDRVVLAGVPRAVEILGKKLALVMAPSFELCDWHETLRRAISMGAHVLNDHYSCYDPQAHREAVKRGIRISTWTVNDPSDIERMAALGVDAIVTDNLVDALKIARKFRRSV